A single region of the Acidobacteriota bacterium genome encodes:
- a CDS encoding 50S ribosomal protein L15, producing the protein MNLSNLRAPKKANSNKKRVGRGMGSGMGKTSTRGHKGQRSRSGSRMMRGFEGGQMPLHRRLPKRGFTNIFRTEYTVLNIDRIASLGEGDVTLETLVKAGLVKDGALVKVLGDGELKKKVNVQAHKFSKSAQEKITKAGGKAEIIGGA; encoded by the coding sequence ATGAATCTTTCCAATTTGCGAGCGCCCAAGAAGGCGAATTCGAACAAGAAGCGTGTCGGACGCGGCATGGGTTCGGGGATGGGTAAGACCTCGACCCGCGGACACAAAGGACAGCGCTCCCGCTCTGGGTCGCGCATGATGCGTGGCTTTGAAGGCGGTCAGATGCCGCTCCACCGTCGTTTACCCAAGCGCGGCTTTACTAATATTTTCAGGACCGAATACACGGTCCTGAACATCGACCGGATTGCCTCACTTGGTGAAGGCGATGTGACGCTCGAAACGCTGGTCAAAGCCGGTTTGGTTAAGGACGGCGCCCTGGTCAAAGTTCTGGGTGATGGCGAACTGAAGAAGAAGGTTAACGTGCAGGCTCATAAGTTCTCGAAGTCTGCCCAGGAAAAAATCACCAAAGCCGGCGGCAAGGCAGAAATCATCGGCGGTGCTTAA
- a CDS encoding 50S ribosomal protein L30: MAEKKASSQKSGAKGTVRIRWVRSYIASPVKHKKIVKGLGFTRLNQVVEREDTPSIRGMVKKIPHLLEFVQ, encoded by the coding sequence ATGGCAGAGAAAAAAGCTAGCTCTCAGAAGTCAGGGGCAAAGGGAACGGTGCGTATCCGCTGGGTGCGGTCGTACATTGCCTCGCCGGTGAAGCATAAGAAAATCGTCAAGGGCTTGGGATTTACACGCCTGAACCAAGTAGTCGAACGGGAAGATACGCCGTCGATTCGTGGAATGGTGAAGAAGATTCCGCACCTGCTTGAGTTTGTTCAGTAA
- a CDS encoding 30S ribosomal protein S5, translating into MAATAKKRIDAGQFQLKDQVVAINRVTKVVKGGKNLSFAALVVVGDPAAGVVGYGSGKAKEVPQAIRKGIESAKKNLIKVNLTQTTVPHAVLGRFGSGHVLLKPAPEGTGVIAGGAVRAVMTSAGVQNVLTKSLGTANPHNVIKATFDALGKLRDRAEVAALRGKTAQEL; encoded by the coding sequence ATGGCAGCAACCGCAAAGAAGAGAATCGATGCTGGTCAGTTTCAGCTTAAGGACCAGGTCGTCGCCATCAATCGCGTTACGAAGGTAGTTAAGGGCGGCAAGAACCTGTCGTTTGCCGCGTTGGTAGTCGTTGGAGATCCGGCCGCCGGAGTAGTGGGCTATGGTTCCGGCAAAGCCAAGGAAGTTCCGCAGGCCATCCGCAAGGGTATCGAGTCAGCGAAGAAGAACCTGATTAAGGTGAACCTCACGCAGACGACGGTCCCGCACGCGGTGCTCGGACGCTTCGGTTCGGGACATGTTCTTCTGAAGCCGGCTCCGGAAGGAACCGGCGTGATCGCCGGCGGTGCAGTGCGTGCGGTGATGACTTCGGCAGGAGTGCAGAACGTGCTCACGAAGTCGCTGGGCACGGCGAATCCGCACAATGTGATCAAAGCCACCTTCGATGCACTCGGCAAGCTTCGTGATCGGGCGGAAGTGGCCGCCCTTCGCGGCAAGACCGCCCAGGAGCTGTAG
- a CDS encoding 50S ribosomal protein L18: protein MIPQISKDAVRRRVHTRIRKALQGSDARPRLNIYRSLNHIYAQVIDDGSGVTLVSASTASGKEGKSKKKTGGNLASAKEIGKLVAQRAQEKGIKKVVFDRGGYLYHGRIKALADAAREAGLEF from the coding sequence ATGATTCCCCAGATTTCAAAAGATGCAGTACGGCGACGGGTTCACACGCGAATCCGTAAGGCGCTTCAGGGAAGCGATGCGCGTCCCCGCCTGAACATTTACCGCTCGCTGAATCACATCTATGCGCAAGTGATTGACGACGGCAGCGGTGTCACCTTGGTGTCTGCCTCCACGGCAAGCGGTAAGGAAGGGAAAAGCAAGAAAAAGACTGGTGGCAATCTCGCGTCGGCCAAGGAAATTGGCAAGCTGGTCGCGCAGCGGGCACAGGAAAAAGGTATCAAGAAGGTAGTCTTCGACCGCGGCGGCTATCTGTACCACGGACGCATCAAGGCTCTCGCTGATGCCGCGCGCGAAGCAGGATTGGAGTTTTAA
- a CDS encoding 50S ribosomal protein L6 — protein MSRIGKKPIEVPSGVKVNIQGNLVSVQGPKGRLDTPVPGGIKVEQKDGHLVAIRENDSQAALHGLARALVFNAVEGVTHGWKKELEIVGIGYRVEMKGKGTVVFTLGFSHPIEFPLPTGIDVAVDPKQTRLTLTGIDRQKVGQVAADMRALRPPDPYKNKGVRYAGERLKKKVGKTGAK, from the coding sequence ATGTCGAGAATTGGAAAAAAGCCGATCGAAGTGCCCAGTGGGGTGAAAGTGAACATCCAGGGCAATCTCGTTTCGGTGCAGGGACCCAAGGGCAGGCTGGATACTCCAGTCCCAGGCGGAATCAAGGTCGAACAAAAAGACGGACACCTCGTTGCCATACGCGAGAACGATTCGCAGGCGGCTCTTCATGGATTAGCGCGCGCTCTGGTCTTCAACGCGGTCGAAGGCGTGACCCACGGCTGGAAGAAAGAACTCGAGATCGTTGGAATTGGTTATCGCGTGGAGATGAAGGGTAAGGGCACCGTGGTCTTCACCTTGGGATTCTCCCATCCCATCGAGTTCCCGCTACCCACGGGCATTGATGTTGCGGTCGATCCCAAGCAGACGCGATTGACCCTCACTGGAATTGACCGCCAGAAGGTTGGACAGGTCGCTGCCGATATGCGTGCGCTGCGGCCACCAGATCCGTATAAGAACAAGGGTGTTCGCTACGCAGGCGAGCGCCTGAAGAAGAAGGTCGGTAAGACGGGAGCGAAGTAA
- a CDS encoding 30S ribosomal protein S8 — protein MSLTDPVADLLTRIRNAVSARQQKLDVPASKLKMEIARILKEEGYISNFKATEENGRKVLRVYLKYSSNNDAAITNLARISRPGCRVYVGHEEIPRVLGGLGINILTTPKGVMTGRQARKSGIGGEILCEVW, from the coding sequence ATGAGTTTGACCGATCCGGTCGCAGATTTGTTGACCCGAATTCGTAACGCTGTTAGCGCACGCCAGCAGAAGCTGGACGTGCCCGCTTCGAAGCTGAAGATGGAAATCGCGCGCATCCTGAAAGAGGAAGGCTATATTTCCAACTTCAAGGCCACCGAAGAGAACGGGCGCAAAGTTCTGCGCGTATATCTGAAGTACAGCTCGAACAACGACGCCGCCATCACGAACCTCGCGCGCATCTCGCGCCCGGGCTGCCGCGTGTACGTTGGCCACGAAGAGATTCCGCGCGTTCTCGGCGGGTTGGGAATCAACATTCTCACAACTCCAAAAGGCGTGATGACCGGCCGCCAGGCGCGCAAGAGCGGAATCGGCGGCGAAATCCTCTGCGAGGTTTGGTAG
- a CDS encoding type Z 30S ribosomal protein S14, which produces MTTAKRVKDAKIEKKFEQARGSKGALPKFSTRRHNRCKLCGRPRAYLRKFGVCRLCFRGLALRGEIPGVSKSSW; this is translated from the coding sequence ATGACCACAGCAAAACGAGTGAAGGACGCGAAGATCGAGAAAAAGTTTGAGCAGGCGCGCGGCAGCAAAGGTGCGCTACCCAAGTTTTCAACCCGCAGACATAACCGCTGCAAGCTGTGCGGACGGCCACGCGCGTACCTGCGCAAGTTCGGCGTGTGCCGCCTGTGCTTCCGCGGACTCGCTCTTCGCGGCGAAATTCCAGGCGTCTCCAAGTCGTCCTGGTAA
- a CDS encoding 50S ribosomal protein L5, giving the protein MSARLRERFHKDIAPALQKELSLKNPMAVPRLHKIVVNMGVGEATQNAKVLDPAVGELGQITGQKPVVTKAKKSIAAFKVREGMPIGAMVTLRGDRMYEFLDRLINVVLPRVRDFRGVSTKSFDGRGNYTLGLRDQLIFPEIDYAKVDKLKGMNVTIVTTAKNDNEARALLRSFGMPFRAA; this is encoded by the coding sequence ATGAGTGCGAGATTACGAGAGAGATTTCACAAAGACATCGCTCCGGCGCTCCAGAAAGAACTGTCGCTGAAGAATCCGATGGCGGTTCCGCGTTTGCACAAGATCGTTGTGAACATGGGAGTCGGAGAGGCTACGCAGAACGCGAAGGTCCTCGATCCCGCTGTTGGCGAACTTGGCCAGATCACTGGACAGAAGCCGGTAGTCACGAAGGCGAAGAAGTCGATCGCCGCATTCAAGGTTCGCGAAGGGATGCCGATTGGCGCCATGGTCACTCTGCGGGGTGATCGGATGTACGAGTTCCTCGACCGTCTCATCAATGTCGTGCTGCCTCGCGTGCGCGATTTCCGCGGAGTATCGACGAAGTCCTTCGACGGGCGCGGCAACTACACGCTTGGACTGCGAGATCAGTTGATCTTCCCAGAGATTGATTACGCGAAGGTGGACAAACTCAAAGGGATGAATGTCACCATCGTGACAACGGCCAAGAACGACAACGAAGCCCGCGCACTGCTGCGCAGCTTCGGAATGCCGTTCCGCGCTGCATAA
- a CDS encoding 50S ribosomal protein L24: MMQKTYDIRRNDQVKIIAGRDKGKEGRVLRVFPDTARVLVEHVMMVKKNVRPNPQKNIKGGIAEQESPIAISNVKLVCPSCGPVRAGHERHGDKSVRVCKRCKTTLEKS, translated from the coding sequence ATGATGCAGAAAACTTATGACATCCGCCGCAATGATCAGGTAAAGATCATTGCCGGTCGAGACAAAGGCAAAGAAGGGCGTGTGTTGCGCGTGTTTCCCGATACGGCCCGCGTGCTCGTTGAGCACGTAATGATGGTGAAGAAGAACGTTCGGCCGAATCCGCAGAAGAATATCAAGGGTGGCATCGCCGAGCAGGAGAGCCCGATCGCAATCTCGAACGTAAAGCTCGTCTGTCCGAGTTGTGGCCCAGTGCGGGCTGGCCATGAGCGGCACGGCGACAAAAGCGTGCGCGTTTGCAAACGCTGCAAGACCACGCTGGAGAAGAGTTAA
- a CDS encoding 50S ribosomal protein L14 encodes MAVMMRSMLEVADNSGARKLQMILPLGGSSGLSAGLGDIITAAVKEASPDGTAKKGTVVKAVVVRMRKESRRRDGTYIRFDQNAAVLINEAGEPIGTRVFGPVARELREKKFLKIVSLAPEVL; translated from the coding sequence ATGGCCGTAATGATGCGAAGCATGTTGGAAGTTGCCGATAACTCCGGCGCGCGTAAGTTGCAGATGATTCTGCCCCTGGGTGGATCGAGCGGTTTAAGTGCCGGATTGGGTGACATCATCACCGCTGCAGTGAAAGAAGCATCGCCGGATGGCACGGCAAAAAAGGGAACCGTAGTGAAGGCCGTCGTTGTGCGGATGCGCAAGGAATCGCGGCGACGTGATGGCACCTACATCCGCTTTGACCAGAATGCAGCAGTACTGATCAACGAAGCCGGCGAGCCGATTGGGACGCGTGTCTTTGGTCCTGTCGCCCGGGAGCTGCGTGAGAAGAAGTTTTTGAAGATTGTTTCGCTTGCCCCAGAGGTTCTCTAG
- a CDS encoding 30S ribosomal protein S17: protein MAEQATGAKTQKTDSHRNEKIGYVTSTKMAKTVVVEVEMRKSHAKYKRVIAKSKKFYAHDEENSARTGDVVRIVETRPLSKLKRWRLAEIIQRAAIVPGAEKIEQAS from the coding sequence ATGGCTGAACAGGCAACCGGAGCAAAGACGCAGAAGACGGATTCGCACCGGAATGAAAAGATCGGTTACGTAACCTCCACCAAGATGGCGAAGACGGTTGTGGTAGAGGTGGAGATGCGCAAGTCACACGCGAAATACAAGCGCGTCATTGCGAAATCCAAGAAGTTCTACGCGCATGATGAAGAGAACAGCGCTCGTACCGGGGATGTTGTGCGGATCGTCGAGACTCGTCCTTTGTCCAAGCTGAAGCGGTGGCGTCTTGCTGAGATCATTCAGCGAGCTGCGATCGTGCCTGGTGCGGAAAAGATCGAGCAGGCGAGTTAG